Proteins co-encoded in one uncultured Draconibacterium sp. genomic window:
- a CDS encoding GH92 family glycosyl hydrolase has translation MNRILFAANAFLALFVFSCSQAPRTEDFSAYVDPYIGSDYHGHVFVGANVPFGAVQLGPNNAQETWDWCSGYHYSDSVLIGFAHTHLSGTGIGDLGDLLFMPVSDEFNYTATNEAYPWSALYTHDDEQVSPGYYSVNINKYNIQAELTATERVGFQKYNFNAPGNSKLIIDLAYGTGWDNLTKADLQQEDDHSICGLRYSTGWATDQKVYFHTEFSKAIKSLQLLRENEKGINTVLLEFEGNGELLVKTAISPVSANGAKYNLNAELAQWDFEATKQQANEKWNTELGKIKIESTDTSNKTTFYTALYHTMIAPSLFDDANGDYRGADDKNYTDPGYDTYTTFSLWDTYRAAHPLFTLVQPDRVDDIVNTLLAIYDQQGKLPVWHLHGNETNTMVGNHAIPVIADALLKGYTGFDAEKAFEAVKSTMLMDERGLNFIKEKGYIPADSTVESVAMALEYAIDDWCVAAMANKLGKTEDFELFAKRAKYYENYFNKETGFMRGRMADGSWRTPFNPVHSEHRADDYCEGNAWQYTWLVPQDINGLIDLFGSETAFSEKLDELFTTEETLNEGASNDISGLIGMYAHGNEPGHHVPYMYAFAGQQWKTAERVNFIMNEMYTDQPDGLCGNEDCGQMSAWYVFSSMGFYPVNPANSVYVFGSPLFESATIALPGDKSFQIKAKDLNKTNIYIASVTLNGAPYTKSYITHADVVKGGVLEFTMAAKPNKDFGQAAENRPKSGYE, from the coding sequence ATGAACCGAATTCTTTTTGCAGCTAATGCATTTTTGGCACTCTTCGTATTCTCGTGCTCTCAAGCCCCGAGAACAGAAGATTTTTCAGCTTATGTAGATCCGTATATCGGCAGCGATTATCACGGGCATGTTTTTGTGGGAGCCAACGTTCCTTTTGGTGCTGTTCAGCTTGGGCCGAACAATGCGCAGGAAACCTGGGACTGGTGCTCAGGCTATCATTATTCCGATTCGGTTCTGATAGGTTTTGCACATACACATTTAAGCGGAACAGGTATTGGCGATCTCGGCGATTTGCTTTTTATGCCCGTTTCCGATGAGTTTAACTACACAGCAACAAACGAAGCTTACCCATGGAGTGCACTTTACACACACGACGACGAGCAAGTTAGTCCCGGTTATTACTCCGTTAATATTAATAAATACAATATTCAGGCGGAACTAACTGCCACCGAACGTGTAGGTTTTCAGAAATACAACTTTAACGCTCCCGGTAATTCAAAACTGATTATCGACCTGGCCTACGGAACAGGATGGGACAACCTCACCAAAGCCGATCTTCAGCAGGAAGATGACCACAGCATTTGTGGATTACGTTATTCCACAGGATGGGCAACTGATCAAAAAGTATACTTCCACACCGAATTTTCGAAAGCAATTAAATCACTTCAACTTTTACGCGAAAACGAAAAAGGTATTAACACCGTTTTACTTGAATTTGAAGGAAACGGCGAATTATTGGTTAAAACGGCGATTTCTCCGGTTAGTGCCAATGGCGCAAAATACAACCTGAACGCCGAATTAGCCCAATGGGATTTTGAAGCAACAAAACAACAAGCCAACGAAAAATGGAATACGGAACTGGGCAAAATCAAAATTGAAAGTACTGACACATCAAATAAAACCACATTTTACACGGCATTATACCACACTATGATTGCGCCATCGTTGTTCGACGATGCCAATGGCGATTACCGTGGTGCCGATGATAAAAATTACACCGATCCGGGTTACGATACCTATACCACATTTTCGTTGTGGGATACTTATCGTGCAGCACATCCGCTGTTTACGCTGGTTCAACCCGATCGTGTTGACGACATTGTAAATACACTGCTTGCCATATACGATCAGCAAGGCAAACTTCCGGTTTGGCACCTGCACGGCAACGAAACCAACACCATGGTGGGTAACCACGCTATCCCGGTAATTGCCGATGCATTACTAAAAGGCTACACCGGTTTTGATGCAGAGAAAGCTTTTGAAGCCGTAAAATCGACCATGCTTATGGACGAGCGCGGGCTGAACTTTATAAAAGAAAAAGGTTACATCCCGGCTGATTCAACTGTTGAATCGGTTGCTATGGCGCTCGAATACGCTATCGACGACTGGTGCGTGGCAGCTATGGCAAACAAACTGGGAAAAACTGAAGACTTTGAATTATTCGCAAAACGCGCAAAATACTACGAAAACTATTTCAACAAGGAAACCGGTTTTATGCGCGGCCGAATGGCTGATGGAAGCTGGCGAACACCTTTTAACCCGGTACATTCAGAGCATCGTGCCGACGATTATTGCGAAGGAAATGCCTGGCAATATACCTGGTTGGTTCCTCAGGATATTAATGGATTGATCGATCTTTTCGGCAGTGAAACAGCATTTTCAGAAAAACTGGATGAGCTTTTTACCACCGAAGAAACATTAAACGAAGGTGCATCAAACGACATTTCAGGTTTGATTGGAATGTATGCACACGGAAACGAGCCGGGTCACCACGTTCCTTACATGTATGCTTTTGCCGGCCAGCAATGGAAAACAGCCGAACGCGTAAATTTCATAATGAATGAAATGTACACCGACCAACCTGACGGACTTTGTGGAAATGAAGACTGCGGACAAATGTCGGCGTGGTATGTTTTTTCGTCAATGGGATTCTACCCTGTTAATCCAGCCAATAGTGTTTATGTTTTTGGGAGTCCGTTGTTTGAATCGGCTACTATTGCTCTACCGGGCGATAAAAGTTTTCAGATAAAAGCTAAGGATCTGAATAAAACGAACATCTATATCGCATCGGTGACTTTGAACGGCGCTCCTTACACAAAAAGCTACATCACCCATGCTGATGTTGTTAAAGGTGGTGTACTGGAATTTACAATGGCCGCAAAACCAAATAAAGATTTTGGACAAGCTGCTGAAAACCGCCCGAAATCGGGCTACGAATAA
- a CDS encoding SusC/RagA family TonB-linked outer membrane protein: protein MENCFSAISQLTKRLSISKFAVAFIFIFSGFAAMAQQGELKGKVTEGTDAPLPGVTVMVKGTSNGTITNFDGEYTLKDVKEGDVVVFSFIGMLTQEIAYSGQANLDVNMETDTQNLDEVVVTALGIQRDKKTLTYSSQQVSGDEMMKARDMNFMNSLSGKTAGLEIKKSVSGAGGSTKTVLRGNHSLSQSSDPLYVIDGVPMVNRKGEQSGMWGGTDEGDGLSQINPDDIESISILKGANAAILYGSQGANGVVIINTKKGKEGKTTVSFNSSTTFESITTTPDLQYSYGSEGGAKESWSYTKGNYESDYVDDFFQTGYNLVNSLSISGGNDKTTAYFSYGNTTAQGVIPNNEYQKNNVTFQQSTKLFEDKLKVSSNVMLVSEKAENRYTAGYYLNPLTGLYFFPRDRNFADYKENYQVFDEASNMYTQNWFLSDHHQSNPYWLINNQPKEDLTKRAIASLTLDYDITDHLKFKVRGSYDYASKSFEQKFYAGGNSTNISATGRWSYKKYEDKMLYTDGIFTYQNNFGDFSVSGVLGASYQHGTYGDGVQVDNGTNNLLYANEFYFDNLPTNVQVHSTYSGEIIKQGVFGNVQLGYKDMLFLDVAGRNDWSSSLAGTGNESYFYPSVGLSGIVTEMIDAPEFLSFWKLRTSYSTVANEVPFNVVNPMHTINSGGGVDRNTQQPFRNLKPEMIRSFEVGTDLRLFEGRAGLDFTYYNINSQDQFITLDAPSGSGYTFYYINAGEVVNKGIEITLTGNLIDKGDFAWNTNINFSRNKNEIVELVPEFEGKRISYGSSEGYTTYIVAGGSFGDLYGYKFRRNDAGQIMLDEESGAPLRTAEREYLGNLEPKFSMGWNNSFDYKQFSLSFLVNAKIGGKAFSQTEAMLDGYGVSQRSADARDAGGVAIDGIQGTTAVSSVDPKTYYTTVGDRNGIAEAYVYDRTNIRLSQLALSYDLDVRKLGLPLQAASFSVVGQNLFFFYKKAPFDPELTMSTDMNSQSLDNFNVPATRTYGFNLKVTF, encoded by the coding sequence ATGGAAAATTGTTTTTCAGCGATTAGCCAGCTAACCAAAAGGCTATCGATCTCAAAATTTGCTGTTGCTTTTATTTTCATTTTCTCGGGTTTTGCTGCAATGGCACAGCAGGGAGAATTAAAAGGGAAAGTAACAGAGGGAACTGATGCACCACTTCCGGGTGTGACTGTTATGGTAAAAGGTACTTCAAATGGTACCATTACTAATTTCGACGGAGAATACACGCTTAAAGATGTAAAAGAAGGCGACGTAGTTGTATTCAGCTTTATCGGAATGTTAACGCAGGAGATTGCTTACTCCGGTCAGGCAAACCTGGATGTAAACATGGAGACCGACACGCAGAACCTCGACGAGGTTGTGGTAACGGCTCTGGGTATTCAGCGCGACAAGAAAACGCTGACTTACTCGTCTCAACAAGTTTCGGGCGACGAAATGATGAAAGCCCGCGACATGAACTTCATGAACAGTTTGAGTGGAAAAACTGCAGGTCTTGAAATCAAGAAAAGTGTTTCAGGAGCAGGTGGTTCTACTAAAACCGTTTTAAGAGGTAACCACTCATTAAGCCAGTCGAGCGATCCATTGTACGTAATCGACGGTGTACCGATGGTAAACCGTAAAGGTGAGCAGTCAGGTATGTGGGGAGGAACCGACGAAGGTGACGGTCTTTCACAAATTAACCCTGACGACATTGAAAGCATCAGTATTCTGAAAGGTGCAAACGCTGCTATTTTATACGGTAGCCAGGGAGCAAACGGTGTTGTTATCATCAATACCAAAAAGGGTAAAGAAGGTAAAACAACTGTTAGCTTCAACTCAAGTACAACTTTCGAAAGTATAACTACTACTCCCGACCTGCAATATTCTTACGGCAGCGAAGGCGGTGCTAAAGAAAGCTGGTCGTACACTAAAGGCAACTATGAGAGTGATTATGTTGACGATTTCTTCCAAACAGGTTACAACCTGGTAAACTCGTTGTCAATTAGTGGAGGAAACGATAAAACCACAGCTTACTTCTCTTACGGTAACACAACTGCACAAGGTGTTATTCCAAATAACGAGTACCAGAAAAACAACGTTACTTTCCAACAGTCTACTAAATTATTCGAAGACAAATTGAAAGTGAGTTCAAACGTAATGTTGGTTTCGGAAAAAGCTGAAAACCGTTACACTGCAGGTTACTACCTTAACCCGCTCACCGGTTTGTATTTCTTCCCACGCGACAGAAACTTTGCCGATTACAAAGAAAACTACCAGGTTTTTGACGAAGCAAGTAACATGTACACTCAAAACTGGTTTCTTTCCGATCACCACCAGTCTAACCCATACTGGCTCATCAACAACCAACCAAAAGAAGACCTTACAAAACGTGCTATTGCAAGTTTAACACTCGACTACGATATTACTGACCATCTGAAATTTAAAGTTCGCGGTAGCTACGACTACGCAAGCAAATCGTTCGAACAAAAATTCTACGCTGGCGGTAACAGCACCAATATTTCGGCTACAGGTCGTTGGAGCTACAAAAAATACGAAGATAAAATGCTTTACACCGATGGTATTTTTACTTACCAAAACAATTTCGGTGACTTTAGTGTAAGCGGTGTTTTAGGTGCCAGTTACCAACATGGTACTTACGGCGATGGAGTACAGGTTGACAACGGTACAAACAACCTGTTGTATGCTAACGAATTTTATTTCGACAACTTGCCTACCAATGTTCAGGTTCACTCAACTTATTCAGGTGAAATTATTAAACAAGGTGTTTTCGGCAACGTTCAGTTAGGTTACAAAGACATGCTTTTCCTTGATGTAGCAGGTCGTAACGACTGGTCTTCATCATTGGCCGGAACAGGTAACGAATCATATTTCTATCCATCAGTTGGTTTGTCGGGTATTGTTACTGAAATGATTGATGCTCCTGAATTCCTGAGCTTCTGGAAACTGAGAACATCGTACAGTACTGTAGCCAACGAAGTACCATTTAACGTGGTAAATCCAATGCACACTATTAACTCTGGTGGCGGTGTTGACCGTAATACGCAGCAGCCATTCAGAAACCTGAAACCTGAAATGATCAGAAGTTTCGAGGTTGGTACCGATCTTCGTTTGTTCGAAGGCCGCGCCGGATTAGACTTCACTTACTACAACATCAACAGCCAGGATCAATTCATCACGCTTGATGCTCCCTCTGGTTCAGGATATACTTTCTACTACATCAACGCAGGTGAAGTTGTGAACAAAGGTATTGAGATTACATTAACAGGTAACCTTATCGACAAAGGTGATTTCGCATGGAACACCAACATCAACTTCTCGCGTAACAAAAACGAGATTGTAGAATTGGTACCTGAGTTTGAAGGAAAACGAATTTCGTATGGTAGCTCAGAAGGTTACACAACTTACATTGTTGCCGGTGGATCATTTGGTGATCTTTACGGATACAAATTCAGAAGAAATGATGCCGGTCAGATTATGTTGGACGAAGAAAGCGGTGCTCCGTTGAGAACTGCTGAAAGAGAATACCTGGGTAACCTGGAACCAAAGTTCAGCATGGGTTGGAACAATAGTTTCGATTACAAACAATTCTCTTTAAGTTTCCTTGTAAATGCGAAAATTGGAGGAAAAGCATTCAGCCAAACAGAAGCTATGTTAGACGGATATGGTGTTAGTCAGCGCTCAGCCGATGCACGCGATGCAGGTGGTGTTGCTATCGACGGTATTCAGGGAACAACAGCAGTTTCGTCAGTTGATCCGAAAACATACTACACTACAGTTGGTGACCGTAACGGTATTGCAGAAGCATACGTTTACGATCGTACAAACATCCGTTTAAGCCAGCTAGCACTTTCATACGATTTAGATGTTCGCAAACTGGGTCTTCCATTGCAGGCAGCATCTTTCTCGGTAGTAGGACAAAACTTGTTCTTCTTCTACAAAAAGGCTCCTTTCGATCCGGAACTGACAATGAGTACAGACATGAACTCACAGTCGCTTGATAACTTCAATGTACCGGCTACAAGAACCTATGGTTTCAACTTAAAAGTTACATTCTAA
- a CDS encoding GH92 family glycosyl hydrolase has product MKYFLLFCLGAILFSCTSKVSTQSTTTTPTKLVDLVNPLMGTDSEFKLSNGNTYPAIARPWGMNFWTPQTGRMGDGWGYTYDSYKIQGFKQTHQPSPWINDYAAFSLMPVTGELKFKGAERASWFSHKAEVAQPHYYKVYLADYDVTTEFTPTDRAVSFRFTFPENDESYILLDAFDGGSMVKIIPEERKIIGYCQNNHGGVPANFKNYFVAVFDKDFEVVKTWKDENLQESGEAQSFHVGGIVGFKTKKGEEVNVKLASSFISAEQAELNLSREIGDKSFETIKAEGEQIWEKELGRIKVEGGSEAEQKTFYSCLYRTLLFPRKFYEFDADNNIVHYSPYNGEVLPGYMFTDNGFWDTFRAVFPFFTLMYPDLNSQIMEGLVNTYKESGWLPEWASPGHRGCMIGSNSASLIADSYLKGIRGYDIETLYEAMIKNTKGHMETVESVGRFGAEYYNELGYVPYNVGINENTARTLEYAYADYCIWKLAQELGKPQEEIDLYKQRARNFHNVYDAESKLMRGKNEDGTFQSPFSPYKWGDAFTEGNSWHYTWSVFQDIEGLKNLMGGNDEFVAMLDSVFVVPPIFDDSYYGGTIHEIREMQIAGMGNYAHGNQPIQHMIYLYNYSDQPWKTQAHVREVLTKLYSYQPDGYCGDEDNGQTSAWYVFSSMGFYPVCPGTDEYVLGSPLFNKITVTLENGNEFVIDATNNSKENVFINDVVLNGESYNKNFLKHATIQNGGEIVFDMANQPNKTRGTETSSFPYSMTFDEQ; this is encoded by the coding sequence ATGAAGTATTTTTTATTGTTTTGCCTTGGCGCAATTCTATTTAGCTGCACTTCAAAAGTCAGCACTCAATCAACAACTACCACGCCCACAAAATTGGTGGATTTGGTGAACCCGCTAATGGGAACCGATTCGGAATTTAAACTTTCGAACGGAAACACCTACCCTGCCATTGCACGTCCGTGGGGAATGAATTTCTGGACACCTCAAACCGGACGCATGGGAGACGGATGGGGTTACACCTACGATTCGTACAAAATCCAGGGATTTAAACAAACACATCAGCCAAGTCCGTGGATTAACGATTACGCGGCGTTTTCGCTGATGCCGGTTACCGGAGAACTTAAATTTAAAGGTGCTGAACGTGCATCGTGGTTTTCGCACAAAGCCGAAGTGGCCCAACCACACTATTATAAGGTGTACCTGGCCGATTACGATGTTACCACCGAGTTCACCCCAACCGACCGCGCGGTTTCGTTCCGTTTTACTTTTCCGGAGAACGACGAATCTTATATCCTTCTGGATGCTTTCGATGGCGGATCGATGGTAAAGATCATTCCGGAAGAACGCAAAATTATCGGTTATTGCCAGAATAATCACGGTGGCGTACCGGCCAATTTCAAGAATTATTTTGTAGCCGTTTTCGACAAGGATTTCGAGGTGGTAAAAACCTGGAAAGACGAAAACCTGCAGGAATCTGGCGAAGCCCAAAGTTTCCACGTTGGTGGTATTGTTGGTTTCAAAACAAAAAAAGGTGAAGAAGTAAATGTAAAACTAGCGTCGTCGTTTATCAGCGCCGAACAAGCTGAATTGAACCTTAGCAGAGAGATTGGCGACAAATCGTTTGAAACAATTAAGGCTGAAGGCGAGCAAATCTGGGAAAAAGAGCTGGGCCGAATTAAAGTGGAAGGTGGCAGCGAAGCCGAACAAAAAACGTTCTACTCATGTTTGTATCGCACCTTACTTTTCCCAAGAAAATTTTACGAGTTTGATGCCGACAACAATATTGTACACTACAGCCCGTACAACGGTGAAGTTTTGCCAGGGTACATGTTTACCGACAATGGTTTCTGGGACACCTTCCGTGCTGTATTTCCATTCTTTACGTTGATGTATCCCGACCTGAACAGCCAAATCATGGAAGGCCTTGTAAATACCTACAAAGAAAGTGGCTGGCTGCCTGAATGGGCAAGCCCGGGTCACCGTGGATGTATGATCGGTTCGAACTCTGCTTCATTGATTGCCGATTCTTACCTGAAAGGAATTCGCGGCTACGACATTGAAACCTTGTACGAAGCCATGATAAAAAATACAAAAGGCCACATGGAGACTGTTGAGTCAGTTGGTCGCTTTGGTGCCGAATATTACAACGAATTGGGTTACGTACCTTATAATGTTGGCATTAACGAAAACACAGCCCGTACGCTGGAATATGCTTATGCCGACTACTGTATCTGGAAATTGGCACAGGAACTTGGCAAACCACAGGAAGAGATAGATCTTTATAAACAACGTGCCCGCAATTTCCACAATGTTTACGATGCTGAAAGCAAGTTGATGCGCGGTAAAAATGAAGATGGTACTTTCCAATCGCCATTTAGCCCGTACAAATGGGGCGATGCATTTACCGAAGGAAACAGCTGGCATTACACCTGGAGTGTTTTCCAGGACATTGAAGGCTTAAAAAATCTGATGGGCGGAAACGACGAGTTTGTAGCTATGCTCGACTCAGTATTTGTTGTTCCACCAATTTTCGACGATTCATATTATGGAGGCACCATCCACGAGATTCGTGAAATGCAGATTGCCGGAATGGGAAATTACGCCCACGGTAACCAGCCAATTCAGCATATGATCTACCTGTATAATTATTCCGATCAGCCCTGGAAAACACAGGCGCATGTTCGCGAGGTGCTGACAAAATTATATTCGTACCAACCTGATGGATATTGTGGTGATGAAGACAATGGCCAGACTTCGGCATGGTATGTTTTCAGTTCAATGGGATTCTATCCTGTTTGTCCGGGAACCGACGAGTACGTGCTGGGTTCGCCACTTTTCAACAAAATCACTGTAACGCTTGAAAACGGCAATGAGTTTGTAATTGATGCAACAAACAACTCGAAGGAAAACGTTTTTATTAACGATGTAGTCTTAAACGGTGAATCGTACAACAAAAACTTTTTGAAACATGCTACCATTCAAAATGGTGGAGAAATTGTTTTTGATATGGCCAACCAGCCAAATAAAACACGAGGTACGGAAACAAGTAGTTTCCCCTACTCCATGACTTTTGACGAACAATAA
- a CDS encoding SusD/RagB family nutrient-binding outer membrane lipoprotein, protein MKKILFLFIVALLAGACTDEFEEANTNPYQITDSSLEQNFNHVGAYFPSMLSNIFGHQIEENLVAESFCDYMATPTPFVGGVNNTTYYIRWNTYWNRIYGSIMAPSRQVINIAEEGGYDVFVKWAELIQIMGLSRLTTYHGPLIYSEYGSTESTINYDSEEELYTSWFAKLDEIQATFAANADYTGMQSFDASYGGRVDQWMKFVNSMRLRLAIRVSKVAPALAQTEGEKAIADPAGLIVENGDNMNISLYGSKLYLAVICFEWNDTRMSAGMESFLVGLNDPRIETYFQPATDESLVVDHPEVPYKGIRNGASLVAKDDHTACSMINESFRSITERSYLTAAEVNFDLAEAALRGWEGAGDAAAYYEAGIRASFAEWGAGGVDAYLADATSTPIDYNDPVYAGDINDFVSRSTVTVAWDEAATNEEKLEKIITQKWIAGFTNPNEPWADFRRTGYPKLPLVYQNSSSSDWGVIPSDEWIKRMPFIEDERTGNSEAVSNAVATMKGDDLISTRLWWDTGNSNF, encoded by the coding sequence ATGAAAAAAATATTATTCTTATTTATAGTAGCCCTCTTGGCCGGTGCATGTACCGATGAGTTTGAAGAGGCAAACACGAATCCTTATCAAATTACCGATTCGTCGTTAGAACAGAACTTTAATCACGTTGGAGCGTATTTCCCTTCAATGTTGAGCAATATTTTCGGTCACCAGATCGAAGAAAACCTTGTAGCAGAATCATTCTGCGATTACATGGCAACACCAACTCCTTTTGTTGGCGGTGTAAACAACACTACATATTACATTCGTTGGAACACATACTGGAACCGTATTTACGGTAGCATTATGGCTCCTTCGCGTCAGGTAATTAACATTGCAGAAGAAGGCGGATACGATGTATTCGTAAAATGGGCAGAGTTGATTCAGATTATGGGATTGTCGCGTTTGACAACTTACCACGGTCCGCTGATTTACTCTGAGTACGGTTCAACAGAATCAACTATCAACTACGATAGCGAAGAAGAATTGTACACTTCTTGGTTTGCAAAACTTGATGAGATTCAGGCAACATTTGCTGCAAATGCCGATTACACAGGTATGCAAAGTTTCGATGCATCCTATGGCGGTCGTGTTGACCAATGGATGAAATTTGTTAACTCAATGCGTCTGCGTTTGGCTATCCGTGTTTCAAAAGTTGCTCCTGCTTTGGCACAAACCGAAGGAGAAAAAGCAATTGCTGATCCGGCTGGATTGATCGTAGAAAACGGAGACAACATGAATATCTCATTATACGGAAGCAAATTGTACCTGGCTGTTATCTGTTTCGAATGGAACGATACGCGTATGTCGGCCGGTATGGAGTCGTTCCTTGTTGGTTTGAACGATCCACGTATCGAGACTTATTTCCAACCTGCAACCGACGAATCATTAGTTGTTGATCACCCTGAAGTACCTTACAAAGGTATCCGTAACGGTGCATCGTTAGTCGCCAAAGACGACCACACTGCTTGTTCTATGATCAACGAAAGCTTCCGTTCTATTACAGAAAGAAGCTACCTAACTGCTGCTGAAGTTAACTTCGACTTAGCCGAAGCTGCATTACGTGGCTGGGAAGGTGCAGGCGATGCCGCTGCCTACTACGAAGCCGGTATTCGTGCTTCATTTGCAGAATGGGGAGCAGGTGGTGTTGATGCTTACTTAGCTGATGCAACAAGTACTCCTATCGATTACAACGATCCGGTTTATGCCGGCGACATTAACGATTTTGTTTCTCGTTCAACAGTAACTGTTGCATGGGACGAAGCTGCTACAAACGAAGAAAAATTAGAAAAAATCATTACTCAAAAATGGATCGCAGGATTTACTAATCCGAACGAGCCTTGGGCTGATTTCCGCAGAACAGGATATCCAAAACTTCCTTTGGTATACCAAAACAGCAGTAGCTCTGACTGGGGTGTAATTCCAAGTGATGAGTGGATCAAACGTATGCCGTTTATTGAGGATGAACGCACAGGAAACTCAGAAGCTGTTTCCAATGCAGTAGCAACAATGAAAGGTGATGACTTAATAAGTACCCGCTTATGGTGGGATACAGGAAATTCAAATTTCTAG